Genomic DNA from Suncus etruscus isolate mSunEtr1 chromosome 13, mSunEtr1.pri.cur, whole genome shotgun sequence:
ATTacagttttctcattttaaaaacaagagaaataagATATACTTCTTGTTGTGAGTATTAAAGACCTATCTGGACAGTGTTAATACTGACCCCAAAGGGAAATTCAATAAAggtttgtttcctttcttcttcttcttcccttctggACAAACTCCTTAGTCTTATACTGAACACTGCAATACATCTATTCAAATGACAGATTGTCTAGGAAAGTAAACCTGTCTGCTTTATATCTCTTGGATACTTCCCACATCTTAAATGTATGTGTTCGGTCTATAAATCTTTATTATAATTCGTTCAAGAAAGATATCTCCATTTACTGTACTTTTCGtagatttatttagaaagaatCACTTAATTCTCAGAATTTCAACTCAAGTGATAGGATCTAAGAATCTAGTTGGTCTTCttcacatttctttatatttcctcCATGAACTGAAAGTCTGCAATATGTAATTAAATGTCATTTTCTAAGGTAATGGCTAAGGTATTCTGAGAAGGTGAGCactgaattttgtcactataactCAACTGATAAGAAGATGTAGCAGATCCCGGATGGCtggtattttatgtttatatttctacCAGGACACTTCTTAAGGTAACAGAAGAGAAAAGCTTATAGATTCCCTAATTTCTAAAAGAAGTATCCAAAAAggctttattaatataaaataaccaGAGCCCTTAAATATATGCTGGATTTTCTGACCAGTTTTCTTCATAAAAAGTCAtgttttggggcccagagagatagcacagcggtgtttgccttgcaagtagctgatccaggaccaaaggtggttggtttgaatcccaatgtcccatatggtcccccgtgcctgccaggagctatttctgagcagatagccaggagtaacccctgagcaacaccggatgtggcccaaaactaaaaaaaaaaaaaaaaaaaaaaaaaaaaaaaagtcatgttttattatattcatttgaTTTTGAGGCTATACCTGGTAGGGtttagagcttattcctagctctgttctcagggatcactcttggcagtggtaTTCTGAAATTGTGGGCAGGGAAGGGCATAATCTAAACAATAAAAGATACGTTCCAGCAGAGGCTCATAATGCCCAGCATTTCTGCTCTGCAGCCCATGAGGCTTGGCCTGCATCCCAACTGCACACTAGCCTGGGCTTGTCCTCTGGCAACTCCGCAGTGACTGATGACAGCAAGTGCAGTCTGGTCTCCAGGGTCTCTGGGTTCCCTTGAAAGCCATCCAGAAGAAAGCCCCCTACAGGCCTCTTGGCTGTCTCTCGTGCCGACCTCAGCCTCTCCTCCATCACATCTCCTCCTTCAATGGCTCCAATGATGGTACTTTTCTGAAGAACCTAACACAAGAAAGGCTGAAATGTATCAAACCATTTCCAAAAACAAAGGCCTCTGCTTGAACGAATCTAACATTGAATCCTAAAGGATCAAGATGTGATCTCAGGGAAGCTGCTACAGTCAAAGAACCCCAAAACTAGGTCagaaagagatagcacaaggccAATTCCTATTTAACTCTGCATATCAGATTATctttaagtaccaccaggagtgattcctaaacaacACTTTGAGTGGCCCTAAGTGGGAAAACTGACAACTCacttaaatagggggccagagtgaaaacatggtgggtagggtattttgccttgcacacagctgacctgggtttgatcccaagcaccccacatagttcctcgagcctgccaggaatgatttttgagtatagagccataaataacacctgagtgctgccaggtgtgagaaaaaaaagaatgaaacaaagaacgggagaaaaaaagaaaaagaaagaaagaagaaagaaagacaaagaaaagaaagagaaagaaaaaagatgaaagaaaaagaaagaaggggccgggcggtggcgctagaggtaaggtgcctgccttgcctgcgctagccttggatgaaccgcggttcgctcccccggtgtcccatatggtcccccaagtcaggagcaacttctgagcgcatagccaggagtaatccctgagcgttaccgggtgtggcccaaaaaccaaaaaccaaaaaaaagaaagaaagaaaaagaaagaagaaacccaacaacaacaaagataaaataaaactgctAATATACACCATCCTCAAAAGTAAGTTTCTGATAGTCCTAAAATCTGAATCAAAGGGCCAAACAGTATAtcaagtaagatgcttgccttgcaggtggctgatccaATGTAatctggcaccccatatcatTCTCTCACTttagcactgtcaagagtgatccctgagtacaaagccaagaggcattcctgagcatcaccaggtaaaaggtcccaaaaacaaaataaacaaaatcaaaatctctatctctctttcattAGAAGATTATGAAGACGATATTGACTATTTGTATCATGTATACACTTGGGAGATTATAAGGACTTTCAAGCAACCTAAAGTTTACAAGAAAAGGTTAGCAATAATATTAACAAAGAGAATACTTCACTCTTTGGAAGAGtagataaatatttgtattaaaatatacaaatatataaactacatgtacaatatatacaaatataaaaaaagccTATCAAAACACCTAAGAAATAAAAATCCCCTAGAAATCCAGGTAGATAAGTGAAATTGAACTACACAAAGGAATGTGGATGTTTTGTAAACATGTGAAATACTTTTTTGCCCATCACATTGATTAGAAAAAGTTAATAGATAATAACACAGTGGAGTTTAGAGTGTTAGAGAAATGGCACTTGCATACCTAATAACTTGAGAGTAAGACATAATTTAGCCTTTTGGGAGGGAATGATCAAAAAGTCAATGCTTTTATCTTTATTAGAATCTTCTGAGTATCTCTCCTGAAACATATTCATTCATATGTACCAAGGTGTAcattaacaaaaattttagaatggAAAATGAGAAACAACCTAAATACCCATcaataaagaattaaataaattatgaaatattcaTAGCACAGCCTCCATTTTACCTGCTTTACAAAGAATTTAGATGAACAGAAAACTTAAATGGTAGAATAAAAGCCTAGCACGTGCAaagtcctgggtttaatccctgatatcccaggCCCTAGTAGAACAGAAGTACTACTATGTTCAAGTAGTGGTCAACAGAGAGTACTTACTCtttgtcactggatgtggcccctttatatttttgaaagaatgtAGTAGATGGAATAAGATATGCATGGACAAGGAAAGAATTTCAAGAACttgttttaaaaaagcaaatttctgtgaaagctgaagcaatagcacagtgggtatggcgtttgccttgcacatggctgactccggatggacccaggttctatcaccAAAATcgcacaaggtcccctgagcttgccagctgcaatttctgagcacagagctaggagtaacccctgaatgctactgagttggccaaaaatacaaaaaaaaaaaaaaaaaaaaaaaaagtaggaaaggTCAGGGGAATGATGATAAGAGCAAATACAAGAAATCCAGAAACAGTgggaaatgggccagagagatgtaaCAGGGATTAAGGAGATACCTTGCGTGGAACCACttgcattaccaggagtgaactctaagCAGATCCAGAAGCATTCTGAGCACTACAgcgtgtgaccccaagacaataaaataaacaaaaagtggaGAGTTAGGCAAGATGATTGTTCTGTTTGCCAATCCTTAATTCAAGCGATTAGAAGGATATACAAATTGAGTCACAGAATATATGGGCCTTCAATTTATGGATGTCTTATGAATTTGATTTGACCAGGAAACACTGGTATTATTTTGGTATCCCTCTTAACTGCTTCCCTGGTAGACAAAGCTGACAGAATACACTCATCTAACTGTACCAGGACAGGGCTATGAATGCCTTGGGATGAAAAGCATTTGCCATCCCAGGCCTAGGGAATACATGAAGAACAGAAATTCAACTACGGAACTTGAGaagctttgaaatataaaatgaaaattaaacaatgaataggggggaaaaaaacaatgaataggagaaaaagaaatcacagaaaaaggaaaagaaatataaagcagCTTTACTAAGACCTGCCCTTTGCAGGGTTGGCACAGTACTACCTGAGAAACTGCTTTTTCATGGGTTTAAGAAAGATGCTCATACTGTCTCCAGTGCGTGAAGAGGAAAACTATTTATAGAATCAAGACAACTCTATAAGCCTCAGGGGCTCTGGAAGGGGAGGGGCCTAGAATTAGACCAATACACAGAACTTATATAAAATAGTGTGATTGACTATAATACTGAGAGGGATTTTTGAGGCCCATCTGGCCCTCTAATCATCATGCTGCCATATTTCCTCTCTATTTTTCAATACATACAAACTTTACTTGTCCTACAAGGATAATTACGGGCTCAAAATAATTGCTAGTTGTGAAGGAACAACGAACAACATTAACAATTCAGACCCACAGCAATGTCCCCACACTACATTCCTATTGATTCTGAGTGCTCTATTTAGAATGACAGTAAAAtttcttctaattattttatagatattaaacTCATTAgcccaattatatttttattggtaaACTCAAAATAACAGTGTTCATCAAACTCAATGTTCTTTGCTATAGTGGGACTTAATAATTGCTTAGGATTATTCCACATATCTGATCTCACAGTAAAATTTCTCCCCTTGATCACTATATTTTCTGTCTTCCTACCTCCTGTACTCTATTCTACTGTATGCTTCTTTTTCCTACTGTATTAGCTTGCTATGATGATCTCCTAATTActttaacaaatttatttctccCACAGCATCCTAAAGATTCACCCACCAGTAAGCTTATACTGAGGGCTGAGTATGTGCCAGACATTTAAGATACAAAAGTgacacagagaaaacaaaatagtcaaagttaataaaaatacataaagaactCATTATTATACAAAATGATGGGGGCTGTAATATAGctacaagaaaattaaaaggggAGGGAGGTAAAGGAAGAACAGAGCTTACTGAAAGGGCCAAAGACAGTTGCcaagaaagatgaaaataatgaaataataaaattaatagggTCTGGAGGCAAGAGAAGAAATGTGACTGGAGATAATAaaaagtggggccggcgaggtggcgcaaaAAGATTAAGGGAAGAATTATTTAGGAGAAATTAGgagaattatttaattatttagaattattttagggAGTGAGCAATAAGATCATATTTGTGCTTTGTGCAGCTCTCCCAAAAAACGTGTTGGGAactgcagagatagtatagcaggtaaggcacttgccttccacaaagacagcccaaattcaatctccagcactacatatggtccctcgagctccaccaggagtgatccctgagaacagagccagaagtaagccctgagcacaccaagtgtggcccaaaaaacaacaaaaaaatttttaagaaaaaaaattgaaataaaggtttaaaaatgaattggatagaaatgagaataaaggggccagagaaatagtacaacagataaggtgcttgtcttgcatatagccaagccgggttcgatccctatgatcccctgagcctaccagaagtgattcctgagtgcagagccagaactaaaccccaagcactgccaggggtggcataaaaataaacaaatagaaagaaattaaagaagcagaaagaaaaatctataggagagattaagtcatttttaaaaatttattcatttatcttggtttttgggctacatctggtggcgctcaggattattcctggctctgtgattagaaattgctcctggcaagcttgggggaccatatagaataccagggattgaactggcgtcagtcccaggtcagccacgtgcgtttgccttatcactgtgcaattgctctggcccctattagaTCATTTTTGCCtagatatatttagaaataaacctttatataatacataaaatatatacctatatattagctatatagaaataaaataaaattttatagttagACCAGATACTAAAAGGAGTCTTGAGAGATTCAAATTTCTGGACTGATGAACATGGTGGTTGCCATAAGCTGGCAGAATGAGAGCTCtcaaaaaggacaaaaaatttGAGAAGATAACATTTGAGTTTGGTTACCTTAGTTTAAAGTGTCTATGAAGGATAGAATCGAGCTAAGGCTCAGTTTATATAAGTCTCAAGCTAAGCAGAGAGGTTTTcaattttaaatgcaaatttttttttttttttttttttggtttttgggccacacctggcggtgctcaggagttactcctggatgtctgctcagaaatagctcctggcaggcacaggggaccatatgggacgctgggattcgaaccaaacaccttaggtcctggatcggctgcttgcaaggcaaacaccgctgtgctatctctccgggccctaaatgcaattttttaattaatcagCAGTTAAACTAAGTAGAAGTTGCTTAAGGAGAAGTTatagaaaggaataaaagagagTAGTAATATGGAAGCTCAGAGAGTAGAACAGAAAGTGAGGAGCAGAGAAATGGGTGGGAGATGACATAACCTAGGCTGGGAGAGCTTCAGAGACAGGAGTACATGGTGAAGTCCTACCTCCGATTCTTCCTGTAGACGAAGACAATTATCCAGAAAGAGAAGTGATCGGTCTACAGACTTTCTGGCTCTTTTTAAGGATGGTGTCTCAGCGCATGATGCTTCTCCATCAGAGAGACACTGGAACCAGTCAGGCTGAAGGGATTCCTGAATTGCCATGAATTTTGAAGCAGTCATTTCCACTCGTCCTCCAACACCCCACACTGACACAGACTGCCATAGAAAAAGTTGATGAGGAATTGGTTAGAGTATGACACAAATGAAAAAAACGTAAGATGTTAATGGAATACTGAACTTAGGTCATGTTTAAATCTGGGAAGATGTTGGCAATTCATGTCCTAAACATGGTGAGGAAAATTTTCTTAGAAGTTTCTCTAGAGAACTTAGAGCTAATTAAGAACCTTCAATGTATAACTAAAACCCATCtatagacatgtttgtaatcatggtgcttaaataaagatattaaaataaagaaatgaaataaaattaggggctggagagataggacagtggtagggcatctgccttgtatgaggccaacccaggaaggacagtggttcaattcccagcatcctatatggttcctggagcctgagagggcaatttttgagcacaaagccaggagtaacctgagcaccaccagtgtgggacccccccccaaaaaaaaaagagccttcaATGTCTTCTATCCCAATTTCTGAGAGGGTTTCTAAGAATTCTTTATTGTACTTTTCTAATTCACTCTTTGAAATTTCCTCTATCTCACCAGTCCCAATCTGTTCCCTACTACATCATAATTAGAGTTTTTCTTTGATCACATCACTTCTTTCACATGAAAAGCCCCTCCCTTAAGTCTTACTCATCCTTCAAGCCAGTGATCATAGATCAACTTTAATGTTTTCCAAATGCTCCTGGGCATAATAAATGGTTCATTCTTTTAAGCTATTATGGTAAAATGCACTTATTTCTTTTCCAGATAGCTTTACCTTATCATTTTCTACTTGTCTGACTATACTATACCAATTCATGTTTGTGCCAAGTATATAGTCTCACATATTATTGATATTTAATAAAGGAGACTGTGTATCTTTTCCCTCTGGCCTAAAGACTACCATTTAAATAAATTTCCTCTCCTTTAGAAATGGGGTAGATAATGGAGGGAAAAGTATTTTGACTTCTGGTGCTGAGGAATCATAAGCCCTAAGCATACTCGGTCACCACCTctaagaaaaaaagcaaacacacacacacacacacacacacacacacacacacacacacacacacacacacaaaacatacacacacacacacacacagtcaccacctctaagaaaaaaagcaaacacacacacacacacacaacatctgGTGTAGGTAAATAGATGATTTTGTAAGATAGCTTTATATACTAAAGCCTTGACAAATGCTATCCTTAGGAACAATTAAGGAAAAGCTGCCCATGTCATTTAAAGGTGAAAACTTCCAGCGAATTATTCTGATAATGTTCGTTAGTGGTTAAAAGCTATGGCTATGGAATCAATGTTTTCAAATTCGTTCTAAAAACTAGCAATGATACTGAAGTTCTACTATATATAGTGCTACATGTGATAACACTCATCAGCAACTTTGCCTACTCTTCCTGAAGTTGTTAAAACTGCAAATAAAGCAAGGCATCAAGACTTATTTTCTACCATcatagcaatttcttttttgggaaggTATATGACCCTCTTTCACCTCCAACTCGTTTTCAGCAGTGAAAAAGCTGTGATAGATTTCTTGCTTTAACTTCATTCTCTCGCAGCCCTACTTTATCTCCCATAAAATAACAATttgactatataaataaaaacagaaatataagaaTCAAGCACAGGCCAGCATGGAATCCAGCAATGGAATCCAGCAGTTGGCTGAGAGTGCTGACAGGCTTTTGTGGAGCTCAGCTTCAGCTTCTGGGCCCATCTGAGACCATACCTTATTTGTTACATAACCAGCCGGACAGGGGCTAACTGGATCATGCAGCGAGCAGTATAACAGCATTTCTGGCATGCCTGGATGAATATAAAAAAGAACCCTTGGTAGCACTAATATTAatgattacattatattatataacagAGTAGCTGCATAACTTGTACTGCTAGATAAAACAATTCTAAACACAGTAAGTTGATCATATCTGCTTATGAGTTATAAGAAGCCTGTCAAAAAGATTACTTTAAAACccattaatttaaaagaataaatgcaaAGACATGCATAATGTGCCACTACAGGAGTTTGAAATATGAGATACAATGAATGAATTTAATGACATGTTGACTCTACTTGATTTGCTTAAAGAATTTAGTATCAAGCATACTTATTTTAGAGGAACTAGTTACTAGAAAGATAAAATCATAGGGTCAAATGTGATATCATTAATAATAAAACCTAATAATTTAATAGGTGCTACGAAGTAGAATATGATAAATGTATCTCATTTTTCAATAAGCTTCATAGATGCAAGATTACATttgtcagtcatgtaaaaaattcacaaggggctggaaagatggctttgtatgcagaagattCAGGTTCAATTACCAATACTGCATGATCCCCTGAGATTccccaggagagacccctgaacaGAGCTTTGAGTGGCCCAAGAAGAGCCAGATGTGActtaaaaatgaaaccaaataaagaaataaaacaaatccaaaaGCTATTTAGATAACATGTGTTTGAATTTTGTTACCCcgtattttcaaaagaaaaatattaaattccaaATAGACCAAAGAAATTGTTTATAAGGAAACCTCTACAGTTATCAttcttattttctataattacAATTTTTACAATTGTCTCTAGAAAGCTTTTATTagctgttttatttatattaactatTATATGGTTGAATATATCAAAAGTGATTGAAATTGATATCACATAAAGAAAAATGGTATTATAAGATTCCTTGACTAAAACACCGGTCTTTGTGACAAGACAATATAGAGTTTCCTTCAGAAGCAAAAGACTTTACAAAACCAATGGATAAAGGATTTCCATCAGTTTAAGGAGTTCTAGATATTGGGGAAAAGCTAGAAGAAATTGGTCTATGGAATAAAAATTCCTTAGATGCCAGTGCTAAGCATTGCctacatataaatgtatacacacacaccttAATAGGAAACTGATTTCTGGAGAAAGGATAATAACATACTGTACATTGTTTTCTATCAACTTATATATTCTACATTACAAATATGAGTAGACTGTTTGGATCTTGGGTtaatcagaggtctcaaactcatggcctgtgggctgcaaacggccctccgtacaacattttgtggtcctgccctagagaaatctttttgttttgttttgttttagttgtttgggtcacacaccccccaatgttcaaggcttactactgactttgcactcaaggatcaccccaactttgccttctgcagccccaggtaaattgagtttgagttgAGACCCCTGGGCTAAGTTCTTTGTAGTACTGCACCTTTAAGTTTTTGCTGTGTTCTACCCATACTTGTCAATCATACCACTCTGTCCATCTTATGACAGACTTAGCTCCCACTTCTCATTAACTAAGATCAAATGTATCCCTTTTTctcaaaaaattctttctttaggggctggagggacagtaacaggtaaggagtttgctttgaaTGTAGGTGTCCCTAGCAACCCATTTGGTtcagtgagcaccaccaggagtgatccatgagcacagagtcaataatgaagccctgagaacagccaggtctggcacaatttttttaattcattcttggggctagagtgataacacagtgggtagatcatagaccttacacatagctgacccaggtttgatccctagtatcccaagtggttcccagagcactaccagagcactacaaaacaaaacaaaatatccttTCTCTATTTTGGCCTATTTTTGCATGTATAATAATACAAGTTATATGCTCTTTCATCTGGGCAGtcatgatacatatacacattcCCTATCCTATCAATGCTGTCACCACACTAAATTTACTTATTCATCTTATTCCCAATTAGGCTCtaagtcagtggtcctcaaactttttaaacaggggccagttcactgaccctcagactgttggaggcccggactatagtaaaatcaaaaactatgaacaaattcagATGCACACTgtgtatatcttattttgaagtgaagaaacaaaatgggaacaaatacaataagtAGCCTGCAGGCcagagtttgaggaccactgctctaagtCTTCCATGAAGACAGCAATTATTTCTCATTCATCAATCTATTTTTGAGGGTGGCATtgctggtagtgcttgagggtgCTGAGtaataaacctgggtcagttatgtgcaaggcaagtatcttatccactgtactatctctcagcctctattcattttttgatccccagtgcctgcttCTTAGATGCTTAAGAAATCCTTaatgaatgaatcaatcaataaccCTCCACAAAAATCAAAGAATCAATGGTATCTCTCAAACCCAAATTCAATACGTCACACAAATAAGCGTTAACTTTTACCTATAAACTTTCCAACTCCTTCTTTATACTCTGCCAAGACTTCATGATGTTCTGCCCTATAAGTAAATACAGGAAAACAGATAGCATAATAAGAAATAATTCTACAGATACTGAAGTTCTCTTTCCTTTACCTAAATGAGTTACATGGCAGTCTCTGAACACAAAATACATCACTATTCAAAAATCACAAGCTACTGTGGTTAAGGCTGGGTTAAATAGCTTAAGTAAAGGTTTCAGTTTGTACATGGTTCTAAGAGAAGAAAAACTGATAAAGATCAACTACTTTAGTATATCTaggtttcttttgtccttgtctCTTTAAAAGAAGTTATTAACATAATACTAGAGATacttgatagtacagcaggttctTCAATTAAGAACAGTCACACAAAGTAAGTCAAATTCATTAGTTCTGTTTTAATAAAACAGTACCAACTAATAACTAAAACTAATACATGCACAGAGAAAACAGAAATGTTGTCtatataagcaaaaatattttttctttttcttctttctgtaacTGCATCTTAGTAGGGCAAATAAGCTTCTGCCAGAGGTGATACTTGAGTGATTGGGTCTAGTACTTACAGTGACGACAATGTAAGCTGAGCCATGGCTGGGAGACCATGAATATTATGCAGAGTGTGATGGGTCAGGTGAGGAGCAGAACCAGTCTTGGTGTACAGAAGGCAGCCTGGAATGTCCATGGTGAGGTCCCCTTTCTTgccaagatttttaatttttcctaggCGACAGCCGTTAACTACTTTGGTAAGACTCAGCTTCATCTTAATAGATTCCTCTAGGTCCTagttaaaagaaattaatatactCTTTGAAAGGtgagattattttctaatttgctCTTAGATGGTCTAAGAGAAACAGTCCAGCATAAATATGCAATTCATAAGCTACTGAATATAattatgaagggaaaaatattttatttacttatttaaaaaattatttttaaatagaaaataaatataattttctgacTTCCATagatacataaaacaaaaaaaatcagaaaatattattgattactttattattatttataaatcctACATTCCTCTTCCTTTGCGGGAGTAAAAGGGgctggggccatatccagcggcACTCTGGGCTTAGTTCTTACTCtaagctcaggaaccatatatatggtgctggagaccaaacctgaaatcagctgcatgaaaagagATACTCTCCACGTACTATTCTTCTGACCCCTACTTCCACTTCTTAAACTGCCTTACAAGCATAGATAACTAGGCATGGCATAAAGTTTACAAAATGAATATACaagcattttatatttctctACCTAAAACTTCAATATCCTCTAGAATTATTACCAATTAAATTCGGTCCATTTTTAGTAGTAAATTAGCATAGCTGTTTGAGACATTTCAACCTTATATCCTTTAAAAGTCCTTATATCGCTCTAAAAGTCCATCACTGTTAAAGATGTGCCAAATAAGCCTGATCTAAATTAGCTGAATTTCACTTAAAATGAGAAAGTTGCATGTTTGTATACTGTCTGAGAAATAATATAGCGGG
This window encodes:
- the QTRT2 gene encoding queuine tRNA-ribosyltransferase accessory subunit 2; protein product: MKLSLTKVVNGCRLGKIKNLGKKGDLTMDIPGCLLYTKTGSAPHLTHHTLHNIHGLPAMAQLTLSSLAEHHEVLAEYKEGVGKFIGMPEMLLYCSLHDPVSPCPAGYVTNKSVSVWGVGGRVEMTASKFMAIQESLQPDWFQCLSDGEASCAETPSLKRARKSVDRSLLFLDNCLRLQEESEVLQKSTIIGAIEGGDVMEERLRSARETAKRPVGGFLLDGFQGNPETLETRLHLLSSVTAELPEDKPRLICGISQPDEVLECIEKGVDLFESFFPYQVTERGCALTFSFHYQPNPEETLLQQNGTQKEIEHVAQTKKIKTANCNQEMTSFEINLKEKKYQEDFSPVVKGCSCYCCKNHTRAYIHHLLVTNELLAGVLLMMHNFEHYFGFFHSIREALKSDTLAELKELICRQAS